In Primulina eburnea isolate SZY01 chromosome 3, ASM2296580v1, whole genome shotgun sequence, one DNA window encodes the following:
- the LOC140827098 gene encoding uncharacterized protein gives MPSYAKFLKDILTKKRKLVDFETVKLSEECSAILQNKLPPKLKDPGSFSIPCTIGNSNFNKALCDLGASINLMPYSCFEKLGIGEVKPTTISLQLADRSIKYPRGVIEDVLVKVDKFIFSVDFVVLDMEEDREIHLILGRPFLAAGRALIDVQKGELVLRLNYEKVTFNVFRSMKYHGSSDCYRIDAIDDIVECSVQDTLIEDPLEKLLVSPKSTESSREEVEECMNFLEGSKPLPRSVNSKIGELGHIPIT, from the coding sequence ATGCCTTCTTATgctaaattcttgaaagatattttgACTAAAAAGAGGAaacttgttgattttgaaactgTTAAGCTTTCCGAGGAATGTTCAGCtattttgcaaaataaattacctccaaagcttaaggatccaggtagtTTCTCCATTCCTTGCACTATAGGTAATTCTAATTTTAACAAAGCattgtgtgatcttggtgctaGCATAAATCTTATGCCTTATTCATGCTTTGAGAAATTGGGGATTGGAGAAGTTAAACCAACCACTATTTCCCTTCAACTTGCTGATAGGTCTATTAAATATCCTAGAGGGGTTATAGAGGATGTTTTGGTTAAAgttgataaatttatattttcagtTGATTTTGTTGTGctagacatggaggaggatcgTGAGATCCACCTAATTTTAGGTCGTCCTTTCTTAGCTGCTGGAAGAGCTCTCATAGATGTTCAAAAAGGTGAATTAGTTTTGAGGTTGAATTATGAGAAGGTAACTTTTAATGTTTTTCGTAGTATGAAATATCATGGATCTTCTGATTGTTATAGAATAGATGCTATTGATGATATTGTTGAGTGTAGTGTGCAGGATACTTTGATTGAAGACCCACTGGAAAAGCTTTTGGTTAGCCCAAAGTCCACGGAATCCAGCAGAGAAGAGGTGGAGGAATGTATGAACTTTTTAGAGGGATCAAAGCCACTGCCAAGATCGGTGAATTCGAAGATTGGGGAGCTTGGTCATATTCCAATCACTTAA